In the genome of Dermatophagoides farinae isolate YC_2012a chromosome 4, ASM2471394v1, whole genome shotgun sequence, the window tttgtGTATCTCTgtttctgtgtttgtgtatttgactttgatgacaaaatattcacttttcaaatcattacaTTGCCTGCTTGCTTGCCTGCCTGCCTATgctgccatcatcatttgagttgtcatcatttgtttgttgttgctacgcggcttaataattttttgttgttgttgttaaaatcgaaattcaattcaataaatcagtagtaaatcaacaacaaggaaaaggaaaaaaatgtgaaaaaaagttcGATCGATACACAACACAAACACCACCAAATCCAAGTTCGTTATATGCACTTTTTCCCCGcgaatttttcaacaatttcttttccatccccattttttttaattttatataCATAGATGAATgtcgatcattatcattatcattatcatcatcctttAAGGATGATCgaaagaataaaaacgaTGTACGTGCCATTGTGAATCATCTATCTATAATGGAACAGTCACAGGCACATATGTGATATGATTGCAATCTATtacaattcaaatttgattttttctcttatttcACACTTTTctatatttataaaaatgaattaatttcgtaataataattcattgattttttttgtttacagctgattattattattattattcttaggaagaatcaatcaatttcactttttcaatatttgtgAATTGGTGTGtttataatagaaaaaaaagatctcATCtgtatcgattgattgaccatttcaaatcaaaatcgaaaattaacaacaacaacaacaaccatcaaaTACCTCACTACCGAtcaaacaacattttttttccacagaAATTTGTGTTCCATTCTTCATTTcctgaaattttcattttcacagaACAAGattatcgatattgattctttgaatgattattcaatttgtgaaaaaaaaggttagtagaataataattttttgtttttttttttttttgcttgttaaATTATAACAAATCATCTCATccgtaaacaaacaaaaaaatttcattaacaACAGCAGAAAAGCAGTTGGTAGTTGCAtgaaatatatgaaattcatatatttCATGCAactacacaaacaaacaagaatcattgatgaggatgttttatttatgaaattacgggtagagagagagagaagtagcaaattcattcacaaatgtgtgtgtgtgtaatatatGTTTTAATGACATCGACAACCAGTAATAAtccgaatgaaaaaaaagagagagaaagaggaaaacaaaaaaaaacgaattatAGAAAAACTTGTTGGTTGAAAAACGATGAagtaatgttgttgatggtgatgataataatgacagCCAAATATCTATTTGCTCCAGtgttttctggtttttttggTGTTCGCCCATATATCcatttctttgtttgtatttttttttttctttcactaaAGATGTCATATGagatttttcgtttcgttttgttttgtctaaccatcatcaaaatgatgacgacatcatcatcctgatctactttttttttcttcgttttgtttttggttgttttaaGATCAGCTGTTTTTTCTGTGTacctaattttttttttggtggttgTGATTACCATCCATCCGTTAGATGGTGCTtgagagaatttttttgttttgttttgaatccaatttttttttaaaatttttggcGCTTTTTATTTCTGATTGATGTGATGGcataatcattttatattgaaatgatgatgatgatgattatgatatttgtacatgatttgtttgaatttgaattgttgtatgattgattgatacatTATTGATGGTTTTTATTGTGGTGTGATGTTgattgcaatgatgatgatgatgatgatcgaattaaaaatcaatgacGTTTGTCGTCATGGATATTGATGagtagtgtgtgtgtgtgtgtttgtacgattaaaattattccagtgcaaatcatcatcagcatcgaaACCCTCGACCTTCACAAgaataattattttgattattaaaaaaaacgttatttttttatcactgCTGTGCTCTGAACTGCATTTCAGCTAAAGAgatttttttgctgattaGAAAGtttccattttgttgttgttgctgttgctgttgttttttgcttatatgatgatgcaatATCGAacggggaaaaaaatcatatcgacaaaaatcaatatctTTCTTTTTGTATAGTGGGTAGGGGGgagtattttttgtttgttttcgatgaaatgcgtagttttttttgctgtttcaAATTACtgattttttcgaataattgattttttttcgatttggatgatttaagttgttgaatgtttttaAACAAAGTTCATCGGTGTAGTTGTGATGATgtaatcaatgatcaataaaatttttctgtttggaTGTAACgcaataaatgaaaaaaaaacagaacatAACATTTTATGgaaaatttccaatcaaattttttttttcaagttttacCCTTTTGTCAGGAACGTTACTCGGTtgtagaagaagaagaaggttttccatttattcaaatttccatgattattatgtaaattgtaatttgttgtttttttctctctctcacataATTTATCCAATTAAGATGTTAAGAACGTTTGATTTGATGCAGATGATTGAaggtgtgtatgtgtgtgtgtttgtatgaaCGATGTGAAAACATTTGCTCTGATTATTCCTCATTTGCACTGAATGAATTTACATTTGAAGGTTAAGGTTATGTGTctttgtatgaatgaatgattgaatatattaaatcaatggaaattgtaaatttccaataaaaacaatcatgattattacatGTGTTTAAATGTTATGTTGatacagaacaaaaaaaatgtcatcattcattaattgaatttttttgacgATACATTTTCgatcaaaaaattcttcctGGAACAAAATATGAagtggttatttttttaatttgaaaaatgatgtgatgattaaatgcgcacctttttttcatttcacttttGCTTTGCTGtatttatattataaatACGTTTATATCCACCAGGTATCTattatagtgatgatgatggtggccaccactttttgatgatgatgatgatgatgatgattgaaagaGACAATGGAATGTAAATGAATGTGTATTTTATAaacgcatacacacaaacacaattttTGGATGTTTTAGAATTGccagtagttttttttcatttttttttcaaccataAGTAGGATGTGTttgtatctgtgtgtgtgtatgttgatgattcagTTTTAccttggaattttttttttcattgctgttgtttgcCAATCACACACtctgtatgtatgtgtttcAAGAGTTTTCTTATTATTGCAAatgttctcttttttttctcttgttgctgttgttccATAAGAacgatgatgtgatgattttgCTTGtgattcatcaccatcaccattaccatcaccaacagtgatcatcattcatcattgaatgaatgaataaaatgtatttgattattttcaactTGAATCTATCCACGACATTGAtgacatttatttatcaaattgttgttgaaaaattcgttttttttttggtaaacaTTTTTGTATATACCATTTGTAAATATTATTGTCAAATCAAGTTATTGActgagtaaaaaaaaagtttttttctatgcTTAAAATGTTAATTTCGCAATTTTATAACGGTATTGCAACACGCgcgcgcacacacacacacataattgTCACCTGATgctgaatgaaaaaacagattatatacaaaatgataattattggttggttggttgtcgTAGTCGTCGTGGTATTGTTTTAGAATAGTTGATTACATGACATGACattaatgtgtgtgtttgtgtatccTGTTGgttatgaatgttttttgttttgttttgtttacaaaaatgagaaaaatctcccttttttataatttttttttgtttatagatcaaataataattgattagcATGTCCATATTGCTAGACATATTGGCACTGTGATTGCtttttatgttgttgttgtttctgataggaaaaaatcattgaatctgATAATCAGGTAAACGACatccaatttcaatttatcaatatttCACATGATTTGTTATCGTTTCACATGATTCATTGCATTATCTCTTTCAcactctctctttctctctctctatctcgtATCACACATTACTGTAATAActgttatgatgataattacgGTGGTAGTGGTGTGGTCATTTGACAGATTTATTACGTcgtgattggattttttgttttgttttgttttttgccaTTACCAAAAAAGCTGTTTGTCTTtcatatttaaaattttatattttttttgttaaaattttcatttcttattGATTCTAATTTGATTTCTAActcaaccaaacaaaacagattAAATATTGGCCGATTACTATTGTGACAATTACCCTGTGAATTGTgtgtgaatcatcattattatattattaccATCGATAAACAACGAATTGACAATTTCcatttgcatcatcatcatcattatcgactgtcattgattgttgatgaaaataatccaTTGACGACCGCGAATCAATTTTGTgtgaatcataataatcaatatattcgaattgaaaatcaacaataacaacagcgACAACGAGAATCGTCTAGTTTGTTGACGgatatcgaataaaaaatttttttttgttcatatacaaaacaaattgttttaaataaaatttacgCTGGCTCGTAAAAAGACTCCGTCATTaccaacaacgacaaattcGTCATCAATACGTTCAGtgaccaataataatcaaacaccACCGGcgataattaataaaaatcagaataatttaaataaaataccGTTAACTAATCacgaaaaaattctatcaaCATCACCATTTTCTGATCCAATTGTTGAAGACGATTTtgtagaagaagaagaagaagaagaaaacgACAAAGaaacagcagcaaaaaagattgaatttgactcaacaacagaaacaatATTAAAAACGGCTTCAACAACGTTATCTACAacaacgtcatcatcaagtaaatcaaaaaagaaaaagaaacgacaacaacaacaacaacaacaacaaaattcagaTAAAAAAACATCGTCAACTAATACCAttatcgatgttgatgatgatgatggtggtggtggtggcggtgatAGCGCTGATGGTGGAattataaaatcatcattattgaataaaaagaaaaatatatcaTCGACCACTATTGGAAAAGACGACGacgcaaataaaaaacattcatcatcaacaacatcatcatcatcatcatcggatccATCCTCATCTGATGATAGTTCCGAAGGTTAtgtatcatcaacaacgattacaaaaaatcgacatagaaaatcaacagcaacaaatcaaacatcatcaacaacaacaacaaccacatcAATGACGATGACAAATGGTGGCCGAGATTTAAAATcgacaaaatcaacaacaaagcaaccatcatcatcatcatcatcattactaatGCCGTTAGATACAGATGATCCGTTGTTGGATTTTgacaacgataataataatggtggagctaatggaaaaaatggctGGTCCGATGTTAATCTATCGACAACACCACCTAAATCGACGAAATCTACGTTTGATTCGACAACAGCCTCCATGGATAACCACCATCAAATTCTTTTGCCTGATGTAGCACAATTATCATTaggaaattcatcatcatcatcaccaccaccgtCATTAGATAATCATCAGGCTGCcacattaaaattaaatggtTTTAATAAGAATAGAACAAATTccgaatcatcatcggcatcatcatcatcatcatcatcgaatatatctgatcaaacaaatcagaatcagaatttggatgattttttggatcatccaaatcatgatgttgatgatcaatataatGAAACATGTAAACCGGATTGTTTTCTACTCATTGATGCGGAAGAAGTGTTGCAAGTAAAAACTGTTGAAGAATTTATTGCTAAACTTGGTTGTCAATCCAATAAATTGGTTAAAGTGGTATCGATATTTGGTAATACTGGTGAAGGCAAATCACATACATTAAATTATACGTTTTATGATTGTATGGAAGTATTTCGTACAAGTCCAACACAAAATTCCTGTACTATTGGTATATGGTGTTCATAtgatcgtcgtcgtcgtgtATTAACAATCGATACAGAAGGTTTATTAGGTTTatccgataataataatcgtcgtacacgtttattattaaaagtGCTTGCCATTAGCGATGTTATTATTTATCGTACACGTGCTGAACGTTTAcataatgatttatttacATTTCTTGGTTCAGCATCACAAGCATATATTAAACATTTTGCTAAAGAATTACGGGCAGCATCGCAACGTTGTAATTTACAATGTACCCTTTCGGATCTGGGTCCAGTTGTTATTATATTCCATGAAACTGTCCATACTGATGTTTTACATCAAggtaagtgttttttttctctctctctctctgtgtgtgtgtttgtggatTTTAATCCTTTTCTTACGGTTGAATTGGACAGAAAATGATCTCGCACCCGAAGATGTTATACGTCAACGTTTTAATAAAATGTCCTTATCGACCGAAGCATACAGTGCATTTGAATATGTTGGCATACAGACATTGATGCCACCGAcagattttgatcaattacGACGTACAGTACATCGTCATCTAACAAACACAACAGTTCGTTCAGCACGTACACCGGCCGTCATATTCAATGCATTAAAAGTGTTGAGCCAAAAATTTTCGGGTGAAATATCCAAAATAACATTGAATCCATTTCCGGATGAATATTTTACCTGTTCCGAACACTGCCTATCTTGCAagtatgtttttcttttattttattcctatttttttttttgttataatttgatttttttttgtatggaATTAATTAGGTCTCGATGTATGctttcaatgaatcattcaCATGATGGCATACCACATAAAAGTAATTCCAAATGTaaatatcaacatcaatattccaatcaaattttctattGTACATCATGTTTTGAACGTGGTGAAGAGATTGAAGTACAATCAAAACCATATGGATCTTCCGATTCAACATGGGTTGGTCTAGCTAAATATGCATGGGCTGGTTTTGTATTGGAATGTCGTCTTTGTGGTATCATTTATCGTTCAAGACAATATTGGTATGGTAATAAAGAACCAACCGAATTAACGGTTGTACATAAAGAAATACTTCATGTTTGGGAAGATGTAagtaaaaaatgtttttatcatcatcttcagaTAGATAGTTTGATCAAAttacagtgaaaaaaaaatcaaaaaaaaattttttttttttaatttgggTTATTAAGGAAAAAACTTAATATACTCGATTGATGTActcattatgaatgaatgtaatgCATATGTAgcgattttcttttccatcatcatgtgattatgatgatgatgatgaaaatgatatgatAGTTATGTAATGCTAGATATAGCCAAATCTGGTCTGGTCTTGTCTTGTCTGTTTTGTTCTGTGAAAAAGGATgatttaagttttttttttcatttgtttttttttgtttgttttttttatcctgCTATGcgaaatcaacaacaactaaaacacccacagttttttttcttgctaattcatgataatgatatcgtgttgttgttgttgttgttgttgttgctgttggtgATGGAGCGcaatgtgtgtttgtgtgctTGTGATTATtgcgttgtttttgtttgtttgagaTTCTCGTTTTGGTTATTTTCAATTgctaattaattttttttcattcatttgtttttgttgaacaaTTTATTATCTTTTTGGATAACATCAATGTTTTGGTCATCGGATCAAccgcaatcatcatcatcggaatcAAACGAACAACAGGAACCATTCCCCGGTACACAATGTGGCCAACAAAATTCAGCACAAAAAGTTGTCGATTCGGTTAATTATCTTTCCGAAACTGTAACAAATATTTCAGCTAAAccatcaaaaatgattggtAGCTGGGTTGCTGATCAGATTAATCCAAGTTATTGGGTACCGAATGCACGTATACAACATTGTGGtaaatgtgaaaaagaatttgaaccATTGGAAAAGAAACATCATTGGTATGTATTAATTCAAATGGtgatatatatttgaattatttattaaattttctcttctttAAAATCTAGCCGTcgttgtggtggtggattCTGTGCAGAATGTTCATCAAAATATCAACCAGTACCTGAACGTGGCTGGGGTGATCAACCTGTACGTGTTTGTgacatttgttttgaaaaaggtcagtttgagattttttttataattatgatggtagatgaaattcatcaattcttaattttatataaattaGGACAACGATATCCAGATTCATTGAATGGAGAAGTAACGGCACGAAAAATGTCTGAAGCATTACAAACAACATTAGGTTCAGTACTACAGACCATCGATTATTCATTGGGTGAGTTTAAAAGTGAGTTTGTAATGAGccttatttttgttttgtttgtgttttcgTTTCacattaattaatcattaaccttgtgaaaaatttttggctCTAAAATTCACCttggattttgttttatttcatttaaacTTTAAATactaaattctttttctttaataAAGGCTGGATCAAAGATTCTGCAAGACCAGATTATTGGATACCGGATAAAGATATAACCAATTGTAATCGATGTAAATtagaatttaatgaaaaaataccCATACATCATTGTCGAGCTTGTGGTCAAGGTGTTTGTGATGATTGTTCACTGCAACGTAAAATGGTACCATCACGTGGTTGGGATCATCCGGTTCGTGTTTGTGATGAATGTGCTGCCAAAAAGACGGTTTCCATCTGAATCTGAATGaatatgtgtgtgcgtgtgtgtacATATGTGTggattttaatcattttatcatttgttttcgtttgaaaaaaaaagaataaaaaaaataaatcgtCTTCTTCATAAACGCACATTCATCATATGACATGAaaaggaacaaaaaaatttcgaagcaataatgaataattgaaaaaaaaacatatacaaCCATCACatccattgatcatcatcgatcatcaatcatcatcattttttatatataaacaaaaaaaaatcatcattgcccACAGCATCAACGTATGGAATtgtcaaccaaaaaaaaaacaaaaacaaaaaaaaaatctatttttcTTCCCatcgtgtgtatgtgtgtgtgtgtttttttttcatttcgtttgtttctTCACAACATCATCTATAGCAGTCATCATATTTGAAATCTTGTCAAAATATCTAAGTCTATGTTTCGTCGTTTTATTTcgtctcgtttttttttttggttatattTCCCGCAAATCTCAGACGAATACCTAAAAACAATATATTCaagtttatttattcaattagcgagaagaagaaaatttttcctcagaatttgaattcgaGAATTAAAAAACCCaccaaacaaatcaaaaaaaaaatattgaagaaATATTCCAAGAATTGTGCCAAGtaacaaaaatggaaaaaatattttcgtcCGAATTTCCAATctttatccatcatcaatcaaaacacGGAACAACAAcgttttcaacaacaacaacaacaacaacaaattatttatttcttttttttcgaatgaaatgacTTTTTCCACTTCCATTCCACATTCAAATTGCGTAGAATCTTTTTTTAGCATTCTTCAATGTTTattatcagttttttttctgttcatttgaTGCAAAATTTAATCCACGCACACCCCtgcaccacacacacacacataggtaaatgaataatttgaatatttttttttcattgaaattaatcattcttgtttttttcgtttgtagaatttcatcattcattcattcgtttcgTAAATaaagccatcatcatcatcatcaaacacgaATATtaacaaatgattgaaaaaaatatcaccaATTTGTAGCAAGAAAAAGacttgatttttgtttgcattCACATTGTTGGTTTGAATtagattcaaaattttttttgttgtcatcattttttttttctttggatcgttttgaatccaaattcatcatcatcatcatattattgcTCGactatgttgttttttttcacataaaataatcatcatcatcatcatcgtttcaCTATTTTCTCATTGCAAATTATATGgctcatcatattcattcattcatgtagAAGACGAAATGAAGACTGAAGAAATAATAAACCTTGAAgatgaacatttttgatCGGATgcgaataaataaatatatatcatcaaacatcaaaGATCATCGTGAAAGGGTAGTTCTTCTGTTCAATTTCTGGCCATCATAATTGAATGTgtgatgaaaacattttgcattgattcatttgtcgttggtttttttctcatattcACCAAAATTGTTTCtatgaatcgaatcattatcatctttaaaaatgaccatcatcGTTTGATAATTGCcgttaatcatcatcaagactATCAATTATCATGATCGAGATGATAGATATGTATggtaattattataatataaaagaaagaattcacaattcgaatcatcatcaaaaatcgaatgtccgtacatccatccattcatcacttcattcattcatttatattcgaTTCGATGTATCGATAGTAATCTTTCGAAAtattaatcgatgatgatggaaatttttttatattgatgagaaaaaaacaaaaaaaaaacaatgaaatgattcatcAAACGATTAACGGTTGaattttataatgataataataataataaataaataaataataatccttaataataataataataataatacttaTATCCAGTATggatttcataataataataataaaataaaataaataaaaaatgtaaaagaGTGGCGAtgaagcaaaacaaaaaacaaaataaaacaaaaaacaaaaaaaaaaattatgtaaGAAACACACACCATACAttgacaaattttgtttgaaattttttttcttctttttttttgttttcggtaTTCGTTAACCCTCGTTACATATATGTTTTGTGTGTAGTGCGTCTTGTCTttgtctttgtgtgtgtgtgtgtgtttgtgtttaccttgatttttttttctcatcatcatcattcattaatcgtccgatttaaaaacaaaaacaacattgaaaatgtcCACATATACACATCCAAATctgttattttgtttgtttttttttcgtttcgtttcgttttttttttcaaaatttgtatcataataataacaacaattaaAGATCAAACACATAGAACTGATagacagaaacaaaaaaaaatgctcatcattgtaacaacaacaacaacacggCAGTAAATCAATAAACCAAACtcggacacacacacacacacacacacacacaacgcCCATCATATCCATTTAATTCTTTTCTCACAATTGTTATTGCtgttgtacaaaaaaaaaatcagaaaaaaaattattctctattattataattacacatgaaatgaaatgaatgaaatcttgaaatgatcatgttcattgatcatttcaaccaaaaaaaaaaaaatttttttttcttttcaaacaaattgaatctatatattattaccatttattgaatgaagaaaaattattaaaattgagagaaaaaaaatcctttgGATTCTTTTCTCTTCCCAAAAAATATCTTGTTgcgtttgaaaatttttaaattaaattttgaaattaaccAATAGATGGCGAAACTTGTTTGCATATTcgaactgtttttttttattcgattataTATTGGACAATTTTTGTCGCTCTCATATATAAAGATCGGCTAGTTGACTTTTTagttttcaattattaattttgtaaaattttttttagtttattgatcgtgttttttttacaaaaaaagaagaaaaaaaatggctgaaaaacaaaatgaaatgatggtgaaaaaattggatgaaaaCACCAAGacaaatatgatgaaaaaatcaccgtcagtgaaaaaaatggatgagaAAACAACGTTGCAaacgaaaattattgaatcacAAACACCgggatcatcattatcgaatcaTCAAGAACCGTTGAGAGAtagtttaattttatttaaatttttttcaaataatgatgacgatgatgataatgaattggcGAATACATTTTCTCCACCATACGCTCATGTACAACCGACAAGTAAAACACCAATCATGGATAGAAATCCAATGTTTTCCGGtttgataaataattttatcaaaacaattttacCTGTCAAACGacaaattatcaacaatgatgatgtttataataatgttgatgttgatgatgatgacgataatcattcaatcgatcattcaattgatgatgatcatcatcatcatgatagtGATGGCCATCCATCGTTACGTGATCGATTAACATTTATATTGTTCAAGTTACCTACTAAACAACAACCGAAAATCAATCCATTACAACGGCTACGACATCAGA includes:
- the LOC124490839 gene encoding zinc finger FYVE domain-containing protein 1 isoform X3 codes for the protein MTMTNGGRDLKSTKSTTKQPSSSSSSLLMPLDTDDPLLDFDNDNNNGGANGKNGWSDVNLSTTPPKSTKSTFDSTTASMDNHHQILLPDVAQLSLGNSSSSSPPPSLDNHQAATLKLNGFNKNRTNSESSSASSSSSSSNISDQTNQNQNLDDFLDHPNHDVDDQYNETCKPDCFLLIDAEEVLQVKTVEEFIAKLGCQSNKLVKVVSIFGNTGEGKSHTLNYTFYDCMEVFRTSPTQNSCTIGIWCSYDRRRRVLTIDTEGLLGLSDNNNRRTRLLLKVLAISDVIIYRTRAERLHNDLFTFLGSASQAYIKHFAKELRAASQRCNLQCTLSDLGPVVIIFHETVHTDVLHQENDLAPEDVIRQRFNKMSLSTEAYSAFEYVGIQTLMPPTDFDQLRRTVHRHLTNTTVRSARTPAVIFNALKVLSQKFSGEISKITLNPFPDEYFTCSEHCLSCKSRCMLSMNHSHDGIPHKSNSKCKYQHQYSNQIFYCTSCFERGEEIEVQSKPYGSSDSTWVGLAKYAWAGFVLECRLCGIIYRSRQYWYGNKEPTELTVVHKEILHVWEDEPFPGTQCGQQNSAQKVVDSVNYLSETVTNISAKPSKMIGSWVADQINPSYWVPNARIQHCGKCEKEFEPLEKKHHCRRCGGGFCAECSSKYQPVPERGWGDQPVRVCDICFEKGQRYPDSLNGEVTARKMSEALQTTLGSVLQTIDYSLGWIKDSARPDYWIPDKDITNCNRCKLEFNEKIPIHHCRACGQGVCDDCSLQRKMVPSRGWDHPVRVCDECAAKKTVSI
- the LOC124490839 gene encoding zinc finger FYVE domain-containing protein 1 isoform X2, which produces MTMTNGGRDLKSTKSTTKQPSSSSSSLLMPLDTDDPLLDFDNDNNNGGANGKNGWSDVNLSTTPPKSTKSTFDSTTASMDNHHQILLPDVAQLSLGNSSSSSPPPSLDNHQAATLKLNGFNKNRTNSESSSASSSSSSSNISDQTNQNQNLDDFLDHPNHDVDDQYNETCKPDCFLLIDAEEVLQVKTVEEFIAKLGCQSNKLVKVVSIFGNTGEGKSHTLNYTFYDCMEVFRTSPTQNSCTIGIWCSYDRRRRVLTIDTEGLLGLSDNNNRRTRLLLKVLAISDVIIYRTRAERLHNDLFTFLGSASQAYIKHFAKELRAASQRCNLQCTLSDLGPVVIIFHETVHTDVLHQENDLAPEDVIRQRFNKMSLSTEAYSAFEYVGIQTLMPPTDFDQLRRTVHRHLTNTTVRSARTPAVIFNALKVLSQKFSGEISKITLNPFPDEYFTCSEHCLSCKSRCMLSMNHSHDGIPHKSNSKCKYQHQYSNQIFYCTSCFERGEEIEVQSKPYGSSDSTWVGLAKYAWAGFVLECRLCGIIYRSRQYWYGNKEPTELTVVHKEILHVWEDEPFPGTQCGQQNSAQKVVDSVNYLSETVTNISAKPSKMIGSWVADQINPSYWVPNARIQHCGKCEKEFEPLEKKHHCRRCGGGFCAECSSKYQPVPERGWGDQPVRVCDICFEKGQFEIFFIIMMVDEIHQFLILYKLGQRYPDSLNGEVTARKMSEALQTTLGSVLQTIDYSLGWIKDSARPDYWIPDKDITNCNRCKLEFNEKIPIHHCRACGQGVCDDCSLQRKMVPSRGWDHPVRVCDECAAKKTVSI
- the LOC124490839 gene encoding zinc finger FYVE domain-containing protein 1 isoform X1, yielding MTMTNGGRDLKSTKSTTKQPSSSSSSLLMPLDTDDPLLDFDNDNNNGGANGKNGWSDVNLSTTPPKSTKSTFDSTTASMDNHHQILLPDVAQLSLGNSSSSSPPPSLDNHQAATLKLNGFNKNRTNSESSSASSSSSSSNISDQTNQNQNLDDFLDHPNHDVDDQYNETCKPDCFLLIDAEEVLQVKTVEEFIAKLGCQSNKLVKVVSIFGNTGEGKSHTLNYTFYDCMEVFRTSPTQNSCTIGIWCSYDRRRRVLTIDTEGLLGLSDNNNRRTRLLLKVLAISDVIIYRTRAERLHNDLFTFLGSASQAYIKHFAKELRAASQRCNLQCTLSDLGPVVIIFHETVHTDVLHQENDLAPEDVIRQRFNKMSLSTEAYSAFEYVGIQTLMPPTDFDQLRRTVHRHLTNTTVRSARTPAVIFNALKVLSQKFSGEISKITLNPFPDEYFTCSEHCLSCKSRCMLSMNHSHDGIPHKSNSKCKYQHQYSNQIFYCTSCFERGEEIEVQSKPYGSSDSTWVGLAKYAWAGFVLECRLCGIIYRSRQYWYGNKEPTELTVVHKEILHVWEDEPFPGTQCGQQNSAQKVVDSVNYLSETVTNISAKPSKMIGSWVADQINPSYWVPNARIQHCGKCEKEFEPLEKKHHCRRCGGGFCAECSSKYQPVPERGWGDQPVRVCDICFEKDSLNGEVTARKMSEALQTTLGSVLQTIDYSLGWIKDSARPDYWIPDKDITNCNRCKLEFNEKIPIHHCRACGQGVCDDCSLQRKMVPSRGWDHPVRVCDECAAKKTVSI